From the Pomacea canaliculata isolate SZHN2017 linkage group LG4, ASM307304v1, whole genome shotgun sequence genome, one window contains:
- the LOC112561700 gene encoding uncharacterized protein LOC112561700: protein MGHFTSSSFCFVLLVSLAAVMSVIIGNADAATTALGVQCTAGSQCDRRSHCVKRSPSDDHGYCERFLRSGEVCSQLYYTMTKPEGMVNYRLCGPGLMCQIMHHRDNPDLMECTSVTR, encoded by the exons ATGGGCCACTTCACATCCAGCtctttctgctttgttttgttg GTGTCGCTGGCCGCCGTCATGTCTGTGATCATCGGGAATGCAGATGCGGCGACGACAGCATTGGGGGTGCAGTGTACAGCAGGGTCACAGTGCGACAGAAGGAGCCACTGCGTCAAGAGGAGCCCATCTGACGACCATGGCTACTGCGAACGTTTTCTCAGAAGTGGCGAAG TGTGCTCACAACTATATTACACGATGACGAAGCCGGAGGGGATGGTGAACTATAGACTGTGTGGACCAGGACTCATGTGTCAGATCATGCACCACCGGGACAACCCTGATT TGATGGAGTGCACGAGCGTGACGCGATGA